In Epilithonimonas zeae, a single window of DNA contains:
- a CDS encoding TlpA family protein disulfide reductase, translated as MKRILVYILLFVFQLGFSQEVPKVLKTKFSKEALAQKLQDENGKETSIKDILHQHKGKVLILDFWAGWCRDCLKAFPKAKELEANNPNIDFVFLSLERSKEGFDKSLEKHGMTDKENYWFASGWKNDFNNYVDLNWIPRYIVVDQESDIAKYYAISPEDPEIQSTIDKLTK; from the coding sequence ATGAAGAGGATATTAGTTTACATCTTATTATTTGTGTTTCAATTGGGATTTTCTCAGGAAGTTCCAAAAGTTCTGAAAACCAAATTTTCCAAAGAAGCACTCGCTCAAAAATTACAAGATGAAAATGGAAAAGAAACTTCCATAAAAGACATTTTGCATCAGCACAAAGGAAAAGTTTTGATACTAGATTTCTGGGCCGGTTGGTGTAGAGACTGTCTAAAAGCATTTCCAAAAGCTAAAGAACTGGAAGCAAACAACCCCAATATCGATTTTGTTTTCCTTTCACTGGAACGCTCAAAAGAAGGTTTTGATAAAAGCCTCGAAAAGCACGGAATGACTGACAAAGAAAATTATTGGTTCGCTTCCGGTTGGAAAAATGACTTCAACAATTATGTGGACCTCAACTGGATTCCGAGATACATTGTGGTTGACCAAGAATCGGATATTGCAAAATATTATGCAATTTCTCCGGAAGACCCGGAAATCCAATCGACAATCGATAAACTGACAAAATAA
- a CDS encoding Crp/Fnr family transcriptional regulator, whose amino-acid sequence MGNSDFIKRKFEKFDEGFYQELKEYGIFTSVNAKQELIAEGDKVKFIPILIKGSVKVYNLNDGKELVYYYISPGESCIMTFSTIFTDKVSRIYAVSEEKSDVLLLPVSQFLIWLQKYPMLNQMFFLEYDSRYKFMMETINKIVFQKLDHRVLEYLHERIRRNGADAVKVSHKKIADELGTAREVVSRILKKFEKEGLITQSPLGIGIIEKR is encoded by the coding sequence ATGGGAAACTCGGATTTTATTAAAAGAAAATTTGAAAAATTTGATGAAGGTTTTTATCAGGAGCTCAAAGAATACGGGATTTTTACCTCGGTCAATGCTAAACAGGAATTGATTGCTGAAGGTGATAAGGTAAAATTTATCCCTATACTTATAAAGGGTTCGGTAAAGGTGTATAATTTGAATGACGGGAAAGAGCTTGTTTACTATTATATATCACCAGGTGAGAGTTGCATTATGACTTTTTCTACGATATTCACCGATAAAGTGAGCCGAATCTACGCCGTCTCTGAGGAAAAATCCGATGTTCTCCTTCTGCCTGTTTCTCAATTTTTAATTTGGCTTCAGAAATATCCCATGCTGAACCAAATGTTTTTCCTGGAATATGATTCCCGATATAAGTTTATGATGGAAACAATTAATAAAATTGTTTTCCAAAAGCTTGACCATAGGGTGTTGGAATATCTCCACGAACGAATCAGAAGAAATGGGGCTGATGCTGTGAAGGTTTCACATAAAAAGATTGCTGATGAATTGGGAACGGCGAGGGAAGTCGTAAGCCGTATTCTGAAAAAATTTGAAAAAGAGGGGTTGATTACACAAAGCCCATTGGGTATAGGAATAATTGAAAAACGGTGA
- a CDS encoding DUF5777 family beta-barrel protein produces MSKFLSFISLFVLIFSYAQDDLLKEIDTVKTEKPYSPSFKALQVVTAQSTKLPARKEFYLDISHRFGDVSDGFKNFFGLDNATTKLGLIYGLKDWLALSASRHTYQKTYEFGAKYRLFKQEKESPFDIVGYNVLDINSELRKDDFPKLEFSDRFAYLSQLLISRRFTENLTLQLMPSFVHKNLIEPTIDSKTLFSTGLGGRYKISKRVSINAEYFYNFEDKNFYKNPLSVGMDIDTGGHVFQLVFSNSQANTETGYITNATGDWGKGHFFFGFNLYRVF; encoded by the coding sequence ATGTCAAAATTTTTATCATTTATTTCTCTGTTTGTTTTAATTTTCTCTTATGCACAGGATGATTTGTTAAAAGAAATTGATACTGTGAAAACAGAGAAGCCATATTCTCCCAGTTTCAAAGCACTGCAGGTTGTTACTGCACAATCCACAAAATTACCTGCAAGAAAAGAATTCTATCTTGACATCTCTCATAGATTCGGAGATGTAAGTGATGGGTTCAAAAATTTCTTCGGATTAGATAATGCGACCACAAAATTAGGTCTCATCTATGGATTGAAAGATTGGCTTGCTTTGAGCGCTTCCCGACATACTTACCAAAAAACTTATGAGTTTGGTGCAAAATACAGACTTTTCAAACAAGAAAAAGAATCACCATTTGATATTGTCGGGTACAATGTTTTGGATATTAATTCTGAACTTAGAAAAGATGATTTTCCAAAGCTGGAATTCTCGGACAGATTTGCCTATCTATCTCAATTATTGATTTCAAGAAGATTCACAGAAAATCTGACGTTACAATTGATGCCAAGTTTTGTTCATAAAAATCTCATCGAGCCAACCATTGATAGCAAAACTCTCTTTTCTACAGGCTTAGGCGGACGATATAAAATCTCGAAACGCGTTTCTATCAATGCGGAATATTTTTACAATTTCGAGGATAAAAACTTTTACAAAAATCCTTTGTCTGTAGGGATGGACATCGATACCGGCGGACACGTGTTCCAGTTGGTTTTCAGCAATTCCCAAGCTAATACGGAAACTGGTTATATCACCAATGCAACTGGTGATTGGGGAAAAGGGCATTTCTTTTTTGGATTTAATCTTTATAGAGTTTTTTAA
- a CDS encoding c-type cytochrome, translated as MKKTIKLVIPVLGFLIVMSCDTKTYEDISDAKPITETVTYNKNVKTIIDNNCVVCHSATGSNPYFPLTDYTAVKNSIDNIMDRIQRANGDPLKMPQGGTLSQDNINMIIKWKADGLLEN; from the coding sequence ATGAAAAAAACAATAAAATTAGTCATTCCGGTTTTAGGATTTTTGATAGTGATGAGTTGCGATACCAAAACTTATGAAGATATTTCTGATGCAAAACCAATTACAGAAACCGTTACGTACAACAAAAATGTGAAAACAATCATTGATAATAATTGTGTTGTTTGTCATTCTGCAACAGGTTCTAATCCCTATTTCCCGCTGACAGATTACACGGCTGTGAAAAATTCGATTGATAATATTATGGACAGAATTCAGAGAGCTAATGGCGACCCTTTGAAAATGCCTCAGGGCGGAACATTGTCTCAGGATAATATCAATATGATCATCAAATGGAAAGCAGACGGTTTACTGGAAAATTAA